The nucleotide sequence TAACTGCTGTTCCTGGAAACAGCAACCTTTTCATCTGGAAAATCAAATCCCCCCTGCCACCTTTTCTAAAGGGGGAGAGGTAGGAGAGATTTTTCTTGACATGCCTCCGGCGATCTAATATGTGCCTGCCAAGTCAACATTAGACGGAGGTTCTTATAAAAAGAATATTTAATATTTTTGTTGCAGTCTGTTTCTTGCTCAGTCTTGCCGGGCTGGTGATGGCTTCGGGTCCCGCGAAAAAAGTTGCCTATGACGGAGGAACAAAGGGCAAGGTCGTGTTCGATGGCAAATCCCACGCCGGTGCCGGTCTTTCGTGCGCCAACTGCCATACGAAGCCCAAACTCTTCACTATGAAGAAAACTGCGCTCAAGATGGCGGAGATGAACAAAGGTAAGTCCTGTGGCGCCTGCCACGATGGCAAGTCCAAGGCTTTTGGCGTTAAAGAATGCGCTAAATGCCATAAGAAATAACTTGCTTCCGTAAACCACTGCAAAGCCCTCCCCGGTGAGCTGATGGAGGGCTTTTGTTGTTAGCAATAAAGGATTTTGTGTCCGCGAATAAATCAGATAAGGCGACGAAACGTAATTTTACAGACAGGATGTGGAATTTCTTCACCTCCCTGAAGTCAGTCATCCTGCTGCTGCTTATCCTTTCGGTACTCTCCATCGTCGGCACCATCATTGAGCAGAATAAACCGCTGCAAGAATATTACGAGGTTTTTAAACCTTCGACGGTGGCGCTTTTCAACAGCCTCGGGCTTTTCGACATGTATCACAGTTGGTGGTTCATCTCCTGTCTGGGCCTGCTGGCCCTGAATATCATTGCCTGTACGATGGATCGTTATGCCCCCATCATGAGCGGGTTGAGGGAAAAAAACCTGATCCTGGACGAGGCCCTGGAAAAAACTCTAAACCCGAAGGACAAGATCAAATATGCCCTTCCCGTGGATGAGGTTGAAAAAAAAGTGCTGGAGCTGGCGGGGAAAAGCTTTGGCGGCCAAGCCGTAGTGACGATTACCGAAGACGGCAGCCGGCACTATTTCTTTGAAAAGGGGAAGTATTCGCGGCTGGCCTTTTTTTTCACCCACATAAGCGTGCTTATAATTTTTGTCGGCGCCCTGGTCGGGTCTTGTTTCGGTTTCAAAGGATACGTAAACATTTATGAAGGGGAGACGATAGGCCGCCTGGAAACGAGGACGGGGCAAATTAAAACTCTCGATTTCTCGGTAAAGTGCAATGCCTTTACCGCCGATTTTTACCCCAACGGGATGCCCAGGGATTATATCAGCGATCTTTCTGTCATCAAGGACGGCAAGGAGGTACTGCGGAAAAATATCAAGGTCAACGATCCCTTGAGTTTTCAGGGGATTACCTTCTACCAGTCCAGCTATGGGTCCCTTCCCTACGGTAAAGAACTGGAGTTGAAAACGTACACGGGCCTGCAGGTAAATAAGGATCCCGGTGAATGGTTTGTCTGGGTGGGTTCGCTGCTTTTGGTCGGCGGCATCATGGCGGCTTTTTTTGTGTCGCACAAAAAGCTCTGGGTATGCCTGAGAAAGGACAAGAAAGGCCGGACGGAATTAAGCATCGGCGGAGCGGTTAATAAAAACCGCGCTGTCTTTGTCCGGGAAGTGGAAGGCATCATTCAGAGACTTAAGGAGGTTGCATGACCAATTCGTTACTCTTCGGGATATCCATCTTTGTTTACTTTTTCGCGATGGTGCTTTACGTTTCCTACCTCGCCTTCCGGTCCGAGGGTCTCGGAAAGGTGGCGACTGGCTGTCTGCTGGCCGGGGTTGTCATAGAAGCAGCGGCGATCGGCCTGAGGTGGTATGAGTCATATCAATTGGAAATCGGCCGGGCGCCCCTGACCAATCTTTACGAGTCGCTGGTTTTTTTCGCCTGGACGGTCGCTATTGTCTATCTCGTCCTCGAAAAAAAATACAATATCAGGGCGGTGGGGGCTTTTGTGACCCCTTTTCCATTTCTCATCATGGCGTACGCTTCTCTTAATCCCAATGACATTCAGCCCTTGGTGCCGGCCCTCAAAAGCAACTGGCTAATCAGCCATGTGGTGACGTGTTTTGTCGGCTATGCCGCTTTTGCCGTTTCCTTCGGCGTCAGCTGCCTCTATCTTTTCAAGGTCCGGGCGGAGCGCATAGCCGACAAA is from Deltaproteobacteria bacterium and encodes:
- a CDS encoding cytochrome C; translated protein: MASGPAKKVAYDGGTKGKVVFDGKSHAGAGLSCANCHTKPKLFTMKKTALKMAEMNKGKSCGACHDGKSKAFGVKECAKCHKK
- a CDS encoding cytochrome c biogenesis protein ResB, with translation MLAIKDFVSANKSDKATKRNFTDRMWNFFTSLKSVILLLLILSVLSIVGTIIEQNKPLQEYYEVFKPSTVALFNSLGLFDMYHSWWFISCLGLLALNIIACTMDRYAPIMSGLREKNLILDEALEKTLNPKDKIKYALPVDEVEKKVLELAGKSFGGQAVVTITEDGSRHYFFEKGKYSRLAFFFTHISVLIIFVGALVGSCFGFKGYVNIYEGETIGRLETRTGQIKTLDFSVKCNAFTADFYPNGMPRDYISDLSVIKDGKEVLRKNIKVNDPLSFQGITFYQSSYGSLPYGKELELKTYTGLQVNKDPGEWFVWVGSLLLVGGIMAAFFVSHKKLWVCLRKDKKGRTELSIGGAVNKNRAVFVREVEGIIQRLKEVA
- the ccsB gene encoding c-type cytochrome biogenesis protein CcsB, with translation MTNSLLFGISIFVYFFAMVLYVSYLAFRSEGLGKVATGCLLAGVVIEAAAIGLRWYESYQLEIGRAPLTNLYESLVFFAWTVAIVYLVLEKKYNIRAVGAFVTPFPFLIMAYASLNPNDIQPLVPALKSNWLISHVVTCFVGYAAFAVSFGVSCLYLFKVRAERIADKTPGFILGYVPDSGTLDEIGYKTIAIGFPLLTIGIVTGAFWANVAWGTYWSWDPKETWSLIVWFIYAAYLHARITRGWRGARAAVLSIVGFCATIFCYLGVNLILSGLHSYGGKPIDSFTLSYAAWGHAAYNVCQL